The DNA segment ATCAGAAGCTGCAAGGTCAGCGAGATGACGGTGAGCCAACGGATGAGGTTGTTCAATCGCAACAATCCAAACCCGAGCAGGATGGAGCCGACCGTCAGATCCACGCTGGGCCGATGCTGGACGACCGAGAGGATAGTTCCGGCCAGACTCGATATCCCTTGAACAAGGAGGAACCAGGCCGTGAGCTTCAAGGGCCATGGGAGCTCGGGGTTCAGCAGCATGGGAGGTCTCACGAGGGAAGCTGGGCCTGGCGGGGCCGGACCGCCGGAGGGACGCCTCAGGCATCCTTCCCGGGGGAAGCCTCGCGCACAAGCACGATCTTGCCGATCACGCCCCCCTTCTCCAGCAGCTCCTGGGCCTGTCTCGCCTCCACGAGCGGGAGCCGGCGCGCGATGATCGGCCTGATCTGCTGGCGTCGGAGGAGGTCGAGCAGGGTGGCCAGATCCTGTCGGAACAGGGCCGGCTTCAGCCGCTTGAGGGTCTGGATGCTGTAGGGGACCAGCCGCTTCCGGCCCGGGAGGAGCCAGCTGCCGAGGATGTACAGCCCGAAGACGGCCGTGCCGCGGAACCGCTGACGGCGGCCCGGGGAGCTGGACGTCAGCCCTTCCCCACGCAGGGAGGTGGAGAGGCCGTAGCCCACCACCCGCCCGCCCGGAGCCAGCGCCTCGCGGGACTGCCAGAGGTGGGCCCCTCCGATGGGATCGAAGACGGCGTCCGCACCTCCGGTCGCCAGGCGCCGGAGTTCCGCCACGAAGTCCTGGTGCCGGTAGTCGATCGGGATGCCGCCCAGGTCGGACACCGTCTGCGCCCCTCGCGCGGAGCAGGTCCCGTACATCTCCAGCCCGGCGAGGCGCCCCAGCTGCAGGAGGGCCGTGCCGACACCGCCGGCCGCACCGTGGATCAGCACCCGCTGGCCCGGCTGGACCTTCGCGGCGTGGTGCAGCATCTGATAGGCCGTGATGTAGTTGAGCACGAGGCTCACGGCCTCGGCGGCGTCCAGCCCCGGCGGCACGGGGACGAGCTCCTGCTGTGGCAGGCAGATGAGCTCCGCGTAGGCCCCGCTGATCGGCATCGCGGCGACCATCTGGCCGGGTTCGAGGCCCGAGACGCCGGCCCCGAGCCGCTCCACCTCGCCCACCAGATCCCACCCCGGCGTGAACGGCGGGCGGGGGGTCTCGGGGTGGACGCCCTCGCGCGCCAGCACATCAGGCAGTGAGATGCCCGCGGCATGCACCCTCACCCGCACCTCCCCGGGCCCGGGCTCGGGACCTTCCTCCTCGAGCACCTGGAGGACCTCGGATCCCCCGTACCGAGCGACGACGATGCGCCTGTGTCTCATGGCTCCTCCCCCCTTGGCGGATCGGAGTTCAGGCGGCCTGCCCCCGGGGGGCCCGTCGGCTATCTCAGGGAATGCAGGCCGAACATGTTGCCTTCGGTGTCATGGGCCAGGGCGATGAAGCCGAACTCGCCGATGGCCAGCTTGGACCGGTGGATCTGCCCGCCCGCCGCCACCACCCGGCCCTCTTCGATGGCGCAATCCTCCGAATGGAAATACACCAGGGTTCCCGACCCGCCGGAGGGGCAGCCATCCAGTTTGACGAGTGCGCCGCCGGCGCCAGGGCCCTCCATGTGGGAGGGGAACAGCCACATCTGAAGCTCGGAAAGCGGCGCCTCCAGCCGGGTCAGCTGGACCCCGAGAACGGACTCGTAGAAGCGCAAGGCCCGGTCCATGTCCTGAACATAGATCTCGAACCAGGCGACAGGATTGGCAGCCATTCGGGGCCTCCGGGGCTGGCGGTTGGGGTTTCTCCAGGGTGAATCGACCTGACGCAAGCACAAAGGTTAGGTGCGGCCGAGCGCCCGCGCCAGGACTTCGGCGAGTTTCCGGGACGTACGGCGGTTCCAGGATTCGTTGACCACCACCCCGAGCTCCTTCGAGCCTCCCGGGGGCATCCCCACCCGCCCATGGGGGGCGGCCGACGTGCTCTGAACACCAGCCGGATCCCGGGATCCCAGCGGGAGGCAGGCGACGTTGGTCGTTCCCGGCACCCGCCGAACATCCGGCGGGCCTCAGAGGGCCTGCCCGGTGATGCGGAAGCGGATGACCCGGCCCGCGCGGATGACACAGATGCCGGAGGGGCCCCCCATCCCCGGGGTGGGCGGTGCGAACCGGTGAACCGAATCGCCTGGCGCTGGATCCAGCCCGAGCGCCTTCGCCTCTCCCACCGTGGCGGCCTGCAGGATCATGACCATCCGCCCGGGTTCCAGCTCGAGGGAAGCGCCTGGCTGGACAGCCTGTGTCGCTTTCGGGGCGGCGCATGCCATCAGGGCGGCCAACGGGAGGAGCGCTGTAATTCGGCTGTTCCGGCTCGAAGTGGACATGCCGCAGCCTACTCTGCCCGCCTGGGTTTTGCTTTCCGGCTGGACACGTTGAGGGCGACCGCGGCGCGGATGAGGGCCCTGAACGCGTCCGCATCGACCGCCTCTCCCTCATGGAGGTCCAGCGCCCGCCTTGTGTTCCCCTCGAGGCTCGCGTTGAAGACCCCGGCCGGGTCGTCCACCGAGGCCCCCCGGGCGAAGGTCAGCTTCACGGTCGACTTGTAAGTCTCGCCGGTGCAGATGATCCCATCATGCGACCACACGGGGGTGCCCCCCCACTTCCACTCCTCGACCACGTCCGGGTCCGCCTCCCGGATGAGCCCGCGCATCCGGCTCAGGGTCTCTCCACGCCAGTCCCCGAGCTCTGCGATACGTTGCTCGATCAGCTCCGAGGCCGACCGGCCCTCGCTCGAACCAGGCTTGTTCATGCGCTCCTCCCCCACAGACAGGATCCGACGACTGGACGGGTGATGGAAGCAAGCGCCCCGACCACGGTCAACCCCTTCGGCTCAGGAAATAGTGAATGGCGAGCCTGATCAAGCCGATGGCGATGCCCGGTGAAGGTCAGGTGAGGAGGTGGGGATTGTGCTTCCAGACGGCCCAGGTGAGGACGGCGGCGAAGGACACCCAGGCCAGATAGGGGAGGAGCAGGACGGCGGCCAGGCGATGATGGCGCCAGAACAGGGAGACCGTGGCGACAATCAACAGCCAGAGGACCAGTATCTCAGCCAGTGCCGCCGCCCCCAGATGCCAGACAAAAAACAGCCAGGTCCACAGGGCATTCACGGCGAGCTGGAACAGGAACATGGAGAGCGCGAAGCCTGCGTTCCGGAAACCGCCGACCCGCCACACAAGCCAAGCCGAAACAGCCATGAGAAAGTACAGGACCGTCCATACCGGGCCGAAGAGCCATCCCGGAGGCGCCCAGTCGGGGCGAAGGAGGGCCTGATAGAAAACACCTGCCTGGGCTGAAGCCAGACCACCCAGTGCCGCCGCGGCCAAGCAGACCAGCAGCCACCCGAGGAATCCGAGAACCTGCTTGGACAACGGAAGGTGGGCCATGGGACTCCCGGGAAAGGGCCGAACGAGGGAAGCCGGAGAAGCGGAACGATGGGAGGGGGCGAAAGGCGAGGCGGGCGAGATCGGCGTTGAGCCAGGAGTCCGGTCGTGATCTGACTGGCTCAAGGCTTGTCACAGACTGGACTGCCCTTGTCGAAAACGATGCGCCATTTCCCGGGCCCTTCCAGGCGCCAGATCGAGGTGTAGGTCCCGATCACCTTGCCTTTTGAATCACGGACGGGGCCGGTGCTGAGGGCGAGCTGCCCGGACGCGAGGACTTCCACGGATTCCGGTTCCCAGGAAAAGGGCGCCTCGGGCTTTTC comes from the Geothrix edaphica genome and includes:
- a CDS encoding VOC family protein, yielding MAANPVAWFEIYVQDMDRALRFYESVLGVQLTRLEAPLSELQMWLFPSHMEGPGAGGALVKLDGCPSGGSGTLVYFHSEDCAIEEGRVVAAGGQIHRSKLAIGEFGFIALAHDTEGNMFGLHSLR
- a CDS encoding TspO/MBR family protein; the encoded protein is MAHLPLSKQVLGFLGWLLVCLAAAALGGLASAQAGVFYQALLRPDWAPPGWLFGPVWTVLYFLMAVSAWLVWRVGGFRNAGFALSMFLFQLAVNALWTWLFFVWHLGAAALAEILVLWLLIVATVSLFWRHHRLAAVLLLPYLAWVSFAAVLTWAVWKHNPHLLT
- a CDS encoding medium chain dehydrogenase/reductase family protein, yielding MRHRRIVVARYGGSEVLQVLEEEGPEPGPGEVRVRVHAAGISLPDVLAREGVHPETPRPPFTPGWDLVGEVERLGAGVSGLEPGQMVAAMPISGAYAELICLPQQELVPVPPGLDAAEAVSLVLNYITAYQMLHHAAKVQPGQRVLIHGAAGGVGTALLQLGRLAGLEMYGTCSARGAQTVSDLGGIPIDYRHQDFVAELRRLATGGADAVFDPIGGAHLWQSREALAPGGRVVGYGLSTSLRGEGLTSSSPGRRQRFRGTAVFGLYILGSWLLPGRKRLVPYSIQTLKRLKPALFRQDLATLLDLLRRQQIRPIIARRLPLVEARQAQELLEKGGVIGKIVLVREASPGKDA
- a CDS encoding DUF1801 domain-containing protein produces the protein MNKPGSSEGRSASELIEQRIAELGDWRGETLSRMRGLIREADPDVVEEWKWGGTPVWSHDGIICTGETYKSTVKLTFARGASVDDPAGVFNASLEGNTRRALDLHEGEAVDADAFRALIRAAVALNVSSRKAKPRRAE